The Ochrobactrum quorumnocens genome has a segment encoding these proteins:
- a CDS encoding MraY family glycosyltransferase: MISLFCITLLAFTLSVAFCLGFRGLAREWYLIDIPDARKRHDGNVPLCGGIAVFLSFLVTVFLTPSLGGSASAVALLPGIFLVLATGVLDDRFNLPVAPRLAIQIVAAFLIIGISGITQIHLGLAGGATQSILLPATEIPGDVLAGPLFLLIVLAFVVGLVNAINMSDGVDGLAGSASAAAFFWLAAICFWVDENRIGVQTLALAAGCSGFLVFNMRHRWRAKASLFLGDGGSTFLGATLAGIILILADAHTEVAFPIVLWVVVVPVIDTLSLIVRRLVSRRSPFSPDRQHLHHLFIDAGLSSGQTAVAVMALNFLAGATAYIAIRLEIPAWPMLIALIIPVIAHTLFVVRTNRGLRPIVAAAEPAQTSKANVTLPGATS, from the coding sequence ATGATCAGTCTTTTCTGCATCACGCTTCTTGCTTTCACCTTATCAGTTGCATTCTGTTTAGGGTTTCGCGGGCTTGCACGCGAGTGGTATCTAATCGACATCCCCGATGCTCGAAAGAGACACGATGGAAATGTACCCCTATGCGGCGGGATTGCAGTTTTTCTGTCATTCTTGGTGACCGTTTTTCTGACACCTTCCTTGGGGGGCTCGGCTAGTGCGGTAGCTTTGCTACCAGGCATATTTCTGGTCCTTGCAACCGGCGTTCTCGATGACAGATTCAATCTTCCTGTCGCGCCACGCCTTGCAATTCAAATCGTTGCGGCATTCCTGATTATCGGAATTTCTGGAATAACACAGATCCATCTAGGCCTTGCTGGAGGTGCAACACAAAGTATACTCCTCCCGGCAACCGAAATCCCAGGGGACGTTCTTGCTGGACCTCTTTTCCTGTTAATCGTGCTCGCGTTTGTGGTGGGCCTCGTGAATGCCATCAATATGAGTGATGGTGTTGATGGCCTTGCAGGTTCAGCGAGTGCTGCGGCCTTTTTCTGGTTGGCGGCTATATGCTTCTGGGTAGACGAAAATCGCATCGGTGTACAAACACTTGCTTTGGCAGCTGGATGCAGCGGCTTTCTCGTCTTCAACATGCGGCATCGCTGGCGCGCAAAAGCCAGCCTCTTTCTCGGCGATGGCGGCAGCACTTTTCTCGGCGCGACACTTGCCGGAATAATTTTAATTCTCGCTGACGCCCATACTGAAGTCGCCTTTCCGATCGTGTTGTGGGTGGTAGTCGTGCCAGTGATCGACACGCTCAGTCTCATCGTGCGTCGTCTAGTATCGCGCAGAAGTCCATTTTCTCCTGATCGGCAACATTTGCATCATTTGTTTATCGACGCCGGATTATCGTCGGGTCAAACTGCAGTTGCTGTGATGGCGCTCAATTTCCTGGCAGGAGCCACAGCTTATATTGCTATACGCCTGGAAATACCCGCCTGGCCAATGCTGATAGCGCTCATCATCCCGGTGATTGCACATACGCTATTCGTAGTCCGTACCAACAGAGGCTTGCGCCCTATTGTGGCAGCGGCAGAGCCAGCTCAAACATCAAAGGCAAATGTGACTTTACCAGGGGCAACTTCATGA
- a CDS encoding glycosyltransferase family A protein, with the protein MQPRSTNYPTVDVVIPNYNYGHYLLECADSVLSQTGVEVRLFIIDNASKDNSAAIARDLAAHDKRVELLLRSKNAGPHASFNEGVDWACSEYFLILCTDDLLAHGALSRAVHVLEQCPDVHLAFGATQKISKDEKRPQKPTIVGGGQWNISSGSDFIGLACKHAFNPVAGPTAVVRTVVQKQVGYYRQTLSHTDDLEMWLRLALFGNVASTDSIQAYARVHSDNQSATVTGIMHWNREFEAGFCSFFENEGRVMPQAKHYLEMARDCLTKRAYWSAWSNLVRREKGSASLMAFALKRHPLMALMPPFGYLFQRRQRHSN; encoded by the coding sequence ATGCAGCCCCGCAGCACCAATTACCCAACTGTCGACGTTGTGATACCTAACTATAATTATGGCCATTACCTGCTTGAATGCGCAGATAGCGTGCTATCTCAAACAGGTGTCGAGGTCCGTTTATTCATTATTGATAACGCATCCAAAGACAATAGCGCCGCTATAGCGCGCGATCTTGCAGCGCACGATAAACGTGTCGAATTGTTGCTGAGATCAAAAAATGCAGGACCGCACGCCTCCTTTAATGAAGGAGTCGACTGGGCATGCTCTGAATATTTTCTTATACTGTGCACCGATGATTTGCTTGCCCATGGAGCCCTGTCCCGAGCTGTCCATGTGCTCGAACAATGTCCCGATGTTCATCTGGCTTTCGGGGCGACCCAAAAAATCTCAAAAGATGAGAAAAGGCCCCAAAAACCCACGATTGTTGGTGGCGGGCAATGGAACATCAGCTCTGGCTCCGATTTCATTGGGCTTGCATGCAAACATGCTTTTAATCCTGTCGCGGGCCCGACGGCGGTGGTGCGCACGGTTGTGCAAAAACAAGTTGGATATTACCGTCAAACACTCTCGCATACCGATGATCTTGAGATGTGGTTACGTCTGGCATTGTTCGGGAATGTTGCCTCGACCGACAGTATACAAGCTTATGCGCGTGTTCATTCGGACAACCAGTCTGCAACAGTTACGGGGATCATGCACTGGAATCGAGAGTTTGAAGCAGGGTTCTGTTCGTTCTTTGAAAATGAGGGACGAGTCATGCCGCAAGCCAAACATTATCTCGAGATGGCGCGTGATTGCCTCACTAAACGAGCATATTGGTCGGCATGGTCAAATCTCGTCAGGCGTGAAAAGGGATCTGCATCCTTGATGGCCTTTGCGCTCAAAAGGCATCCGCTGATGGCTTTGATGCCACCTTTCGGTTATTTGTTTCAGCGCCGCCAACGACATTCAAACTAG
- the gmd gene encoding GDP-mannose 4,6-dehydratase: MQEKTALIIGVTGQDGAYLSELLLKKGYRVHGLKRRSSSFNTARIDHLYQDPHEEDIRFRLHFGDLTDATNLCRVIQEVRPDEIYNLGAQSHVQVSFETPEYTANTDALGTLRLLESIRILGLGKSCRFYQASTSELFGNSSPHAQSEQTPFAPQSPYATAKLFAYWTTVNYRQAYGFHASNGILFNHESPLRGETFVTRKITRAVAAIERGLQEKLRLGNLNARRDWGHARDYVEGMWRILQEDVADDYVLATGETHTVREFVELAFNAVDKQIEWDGDGIKEIGVDRRSGKCLIEIDPRYFRPNEVDFLLGDASKAKNRLGWEHTTGFGSLVSEMVDWDMRNIMREAGRNDFYG, translated from the coding sequence TTGCAGGAAAAGACAGCTCTCATCATTGGCGTAACAGGACAAGATGGCGCCTATTTAAGTGAGCTACTGCTCAAGAAAGGATATAGAGTCCACGGCCTTAAGCGACGATCTTCTTCATTCAATACCGCCCGCATCGACCATCTTTATCAGGACCCACATGAAGAGGATATCCGCTTTCGCCTGCATTTTGGCGATCTAACAGACGCGACCAATCTCTGCCGGGTCATTCAGGAAGTTCGCCCCGACGAGATTTATAATCTCGGTGCACAAAGCCACGTTCAGGTCAGCTTCGAAACACCTGAATATACCGCGAATACAGATGCGCTCGGCACATTGAGGTTGCTTGAATCCATACGGATTCTTGGACTTGGCAAATCATGTCGCTTTTATCAGGCTTCAACATCAGAACTGTTTGGAAACAGCTCTCCCCACGCGCAGAGTGAGCAGACGCCGTTCGCCCCACAAAGCCCATATGCAACGGCAAAACTTTTCGCCTACTGGACAACCGTCAACTATCGTCAGGCATATGGATTTCATGCCTCCAATGGCATTTTATTCAATCATGAAAGTCCTCTGCGTGGCGAAACCTTCGTGACACGTAAGATCACGCGCGCGGTCGCAGCAATCGAAAGAGGACTTCAGGAAAAGCTGCGTCTGGGTAATCTTAATGCTCGCCGTGACTGGGGCCACGCGCGTGACTATGTTGAGGGGATGTGGCGAATTCTGCAAGAAGATGTGGCGGACGACTACGTGCTTGCCACAGGGGAAACCCATACCGTGCGCGAATTTGTTGAGCTGGCGTTTAACGCTGTTGACAAACAGATCGAGTGGGACGGTGACGGTATAAAAGAAATCGGTGTCGATCGAAGATCAGGTAAATGTCTCATCGAGATTGACCCGCGCTATTTCCGTCCCAATGAAGTTGATTTCCTGTTGGGCGACGCATCCAAAGCAAAGAACAGACTTGGATGGGAACATACGACGGGGTTTGGAAGTCTTGTTAGCGAAATGGTCGACTGGGATATGCGCAATATTATGCGAGAGGCTGGACGCAATGATTTCTACGGCTGA
- a CDS encoding YdcF family protein produces MLLLFLPCAILFGLAAIFYSEPVLTLQDDGRKADVIVVPGGDGPPRAAQAARLWKEGRSPLILITGDGDCLFNKQIMVRDGVKPSAILVECQSGSTWQNAYYSAPVMRGIQARKALIVTNWYHSRRAIASFRAACPQMHFSSSPIGGDGREAGFPSTPADVELVAKEYVKLGWYLASGRILLRDLVRDGSTTSFGSVCASYGKSP; encoded by the coding sequence ATGTTGTTGCTCTTCCTGCCCTGTGCCATTCTTTTCGGACTCGCTGCGATATTTTATTCAGAACCTGTTCTGACTTTGCAGGATGATGGCCGTAAAGCTGATGTGATTGTTGTGCCGGGTGGTGATGGGCCACCACGAGCAGCGCAAGCCGCACGGCTCTGGAAAGAAGGCCGCTCGCCGCTCATTCTGATTACTGGTGACGGCGATTGCCTTTTCAATAAGCAGATAATGGTGCGTGACGGCGTGAAACCATCCGCTATCCTTGTTGAATGCCAATCAGGCAGCACCTGGCAAAATGCCTATTATTCTGCACCCGTTATGCGAGGAATTCAGGCAAGAAAAGCGCTGATTGTTACGAACTGGTATCATTCTCGTCGCGCAATAGCGAGCTTTCGTGCAGCCTGCCCACAAATGCATTTCAGTTCTTCGCCCATTGGGGGCGATGGAAGGGAGGCCGGCTTTCCCTCAACCCCTGCTGATGTGGAGCTTGTGGCAAAAGAATACGTGAAACTTGGCTGGTATCTGGCATCTGGCCGCATTTTACTGCGGGATCTGGTTCGGGACGGTTCCACAACCTCCTTCGGCAGCGTTTGCGCGTCATATGGTAAAAGCCCATGA
- a CDS encoding glycosyltransferase family 2 protein codes for MSVSVLIMTLNEEINLPACLASLDWCDDIVILDSFSEDRTVELAKSAGARVFQRSYDTEDRQRMYGLTEIRFKHDWVYTPDADEITPADLRDEMLAIASDPTRPEVFFKARYKNMFMGRWIKHASLYPTWITRLVRPDRVRFERSVHSRASGGPEGALQSHFIHYSFNKGLEAWYDKHNRYSSAEADLSAHRLLERKIDWGGIVSTAPERRRRTLKSLSYHMPFRPSLRFLYMYLVRRGFLDGKPGYLYCRLLAAYEFMIVIKMEEQRCNKNVNLSNSSVCQGMDSKEPERHMV; via the coding sequence ATGAGCGTTTCAGTTCTTATCATGACATTAAATGAAGAGATCAATCTGCCAGCCTGTTTAGCCTCACTGGATTGGTGTGATGATATCGTCATACTCGATTCATTCAGTGAGGATCGCACGGTAGAACTCGCAAAATCGGCAGGCGCACGCGTGTTTCAGCGCTCCTATGATACAGAAGATCGACAGCGAATGTATGGGTTGACTGAGATCAGATTTAAACACGATTGGGTCTACACGCCAGATGCGGACGAGATAACGCCTGCTGATTTACGTGATGAAATGCTGGCAATTGCATCAGATCCAACACGGCCAGAAGTGTTCTTTAAAGCACGCTACAAGAACATGTTCATGGGCCGTTGGATTAAGCATGCGAGCCTTTATCCCACATGGATCACCCGTTTGGTGCGCCCCGATCGTGTTCGATTTGAACGCTCGGTGCATTCACGTGCAAGCGGTGGTCCAGAGGGGGCTTTGCAGTCGCATTTCATTCATTACAGTTTCAATAAAGGCCTTGAGGCTTGGTACGACAAGCACAATCGCTATTCTTCTGCCGAAGCTGATCTTTCTGCCCACCGCTTGCTAGAGCGAAAGATCGACTGGGGCGGCATAGTATCCACTGCTCCTGAGAGGCGGCGACGAACTCTGAAGTCCCTCTCTTATCATATGCCATTCAGACCATCTCTGCGCTTTCTTTATATGTATCTGGTGCGTCGAGGTTTCCTTGATGGAAAACCCGGCTATCTTTATTGCCGACTTCTCGCTGCTTATGAATTTATGATCGTTATCAAAATGGAAGAACAGCGATGCAATAAAAACGTCAATTTAAGCAACTCATCGGTTTGCCAGGGTATGGACAGTAAAGAACCAGAACGGCATATGGTATGA
- a CDS encoding oligosaccharide flippase family protein: MSGGRRSILMAALEQYAGLLFNFLTVITVSRFLGPAETGAGVVGLSIGAIVFSLREFASPEFLIRIEKVQDHDIRTSMTFLMVVTLFLSAGLYLAREYFAASYHDPSLLMFLDITIIAAIVESLSLPVVALLRREMAFGILARIRTAGSGFGAAVTIAMATSGFGHMCFAFGLLASALMTTGLAMAVYPLGRLLRPSFASIDVAWRFGIYLGGNAGLNKICETFPQLMLGRFMPIASVGIYNRANTVSGLPDRVFLSAVFTVAFPMLSAHVRAGGDISRAYVRALSYISVVYWPAQALLALLAYPAVQIILGPGWSEAALIVAISSLASLFWFPVILTYPLLMALGANREAFVSNFISRSVATIILCLAAFHGLLAVALSQFISLPFQMFVAIVYVRKHVNFSYRVLAKELMKSALVTILALAGPLMVVAADGFNLDMHWTRAVIIGLVGIAGWLLAVFVTRHPFTDELIPIFKWLFGKFISRFGWSRLRRSNLSEPAE, translated from the coding sequence ATGAGCGGTGGCCGACGAAGCATTCTCATGGCCGCACTTGAGCAATATGCTGGCCTGTTGTTCAATTTCCTGACCGTCATCACAGTCTCTCGCTTTCTAGGACCTGCAGAAACGGGTGCGGGTGTTGTTGGGCTGAGTATTGGCGCAATTGTCTTCTCTTTGCGAGAATTTGCCAGCCCCGAATTTCTGATCCGGATTGAGAAAGTTCAAGACCACGACATCAGGACTTCGATGACTTTCCTCATGGTTGTAACGCTGTTCCTATCAGCAGGGCTTTATCTCGCACGTGAGTATTTTGCAGCATCCTATCACGATCCATCACTTTTGATGTTCCTCGATATAACCATCATCGCAGCAATCGTTGAAAGCCTTTCATTGCCGGTGGTAGCGCTATTGCGACGTGAAATGGCATTCGGCATCCTTGCGCGAATTCGTACTGCTGGATCTGGTTTCGGGGCTGCTGTAACGATTGCAATGGCGACATCTGGTTTTGGGCACATGTGTTTTGCTTTCGGTTTGCTCGCCAGCGCCTTGATGACAACAGGTTTGGCGATGGCCGTCTATCCGCTTGGACGTCTGCTACGGCCTTCTTTTGCCAGCATTGATGTGGCCTGGAGATTTGGCATTTATCTCGGCGGCAATGCGGGTCTGAACAAGATATGTGAAACTTTTCCTCAACTGATGCTGGGTCGCTTCATGCCAATAGCATCCGTTGGGATATATAATCGGGCTAACACCGTAAGTGGACTGCCCGATCGCGTTTTTCTTTCTGCGGTATTTACCGTGGCATTCCCTATGCTCTCGGCTCATGTTCGTGCAGGAGGTGATATCAGTCGCGCCTACGTGCGGGCTTTATCCTATATTTCGGTGGTCTATTGGCCTGCACAAGCCTTACTGGCACTTTTGGCCTATCCCGCCGTCCAGATAATTCTGGGACCGGGATGGTCAGAAGCAGCGCTTATTGTTGCGATCTCAAGTCTCGCAAGTCTGTTCTGGTTTCCGGTTATTCTGACCTATCCGCTTCTTATGGCGCTCGGTGCAAACCGGGAGGCTTTTGTTTCCAACTTCATTTCAAGATCGGTTGCCACGATTATCTTATGTCTTGCCGCATTTCACGGATTGCTGGCTGTGGCGTTGAGCCAGTTCATTAGCCTTCCATTTCAAATGTTTGTCGCCATCGTTTATGTGCGCAAGCACGTGAATTTTTCCTATCGGGTGTTGGCCAAAGAACTTATGAAAAGTGCGCTTGTCACGATACTTGCGCTTGCAGGCCCGCTTATGGTGGTGGCCGCGGATGGATTTAATCTTGATATGCACTGGACGAGGGCAGTTATTATCGGATTAGTGGGGATCGCAGGCTGGCTCTTGGCGGTGTTTGTCACCCGCCACCCTTTCACCGATGAACTCATTCCAATTTTCAAATGGCTTTTTGGAAAGTTCATAAGCCGTTTCGGTTGGTCGCGATTGCGGCGATCAAATCTGTCTGAACCAGCGGAATGA
- a CDS encoding glycosyltransferase, translating to MKIVHVIGSFDPAKGGPQAVVVRLAAAQASLGHDVTIVSYSDDEINYRAVKATAAIPDFSKVQTLLLAMPTIREKFLGSRATKAMSPLIRAADFVHMHGVWETNLFRAAMLCRRYHVAYCICCCGMLDIWSMQQKGWKKKLALRLGFRKMLDGAAFIQALNQDEVELMRPLGLKPPSIIIPNGIFLSEVEGGEGIRTGLPDRPYVLFLSRLHYKKGLDILADAFRQIAPLFPETDLLVAGPDGGAETDFLKIIREAGLKDRVHMTGGLYGNTKIAALKNAACFCLPSRQEGFSVAITEALACGVPVVITDACHFPEVAEAEAGVVCTLSSGAVASGLIRLLEDPKRAVQMGIAGSRLVRENYTWPRIALQTIDAYQTWQLPKTGVVSGQDRLRTVNAMSE from the coding sequence ATGAAGATTGTCCACGTCATAGGGTCTTTCGATCCGGCTAAAGGTGGCCCACAGGCGGTTGTCGTTCGTCTTGCTGCTGCGCAAGCGTCGCTCGGGCATGATGTCACTATCGTCAGCTATAGTGATGATGAGATCAATTATCGCGCTGTTAAAGCCACGGCTGCGATCCCCGATTTCAGTAAGGTTCAGACTTTATTGCTCGCCATGCCCACTATACGCGAGAAATTTCTAGGTAGCCGCGCTACCAAAGCTATGTCTCCCCTTATACGCGCGGCAGATTTTGTACACATGCATGGTGTGTGGGAAACCAACTTGTTCAGAGCGGCAATGCTCTGTCGTCGCTATCATGTTGCTTATTGCATATGCTGTTGTGGCATGCTCGACATCTGGAGCATGCAACAAAAGGGATGGAAAAAGAAGCTCGCATTAAGGCTCGGCTTTCGGAAAATGCTTGATGGGGCTGCGTTCATCCAGGCGCTTAATCAAGATGAGGTTGAACTGATGCGGCCGTTGGGTTTGAAACCTCCATCCATTATTATTCCAAACGGAATATTTCTGAGTGAAGTTGAGGGAGGTGAGGGGATCAGAACTGGCTTGCCCGATCGTCCGTATGTGCTTTTCCTGTCTCGTCTACACTATAAAAAGGGCCTCGACATTCTGGCTGATGCCTTTCGGCAGATTGCGCCACTCTTTCCGGAAACCGACCTCCTGGTTGCAGGGCCCGACGGAGGCGCAGAAACAGATTTTTTGAAGATCATTCGTGAGGCGGGACTGAAAGATCGTGTCCACATGACGGGCGGACTATATGGCAATACCAAGATTGCAGCGTTGAAGAACGCTGCCTGCTTTTGTTTGCCTAGCCGTCAGGAGGGCTTTAGTGTTGCCATTACTGAGGCGCTTGCCTGTGGTGTTCCGGTTGTCATCACGGACGCCTGCCATTTTCCTGAAGTCGCTGAAGCGGAGGCAGGCGTCGTGTGTACCTTGTCTTCAGGGGCCGTCGCTTCTGGGCTCATTCGTCTTCTGGAAGACCCAAAGCGCGCCGTTCAAATGGGTATCGCCGGAAGCCGCTTGGTGCGTGAGAATTACACTTGGCCACGAATTGCGCTTCAGACCATCGATGCCTATCAGACATGGCAACTTCCCAAGACTGGGGTCGTTTCTGGTCAGGATAGACTGAGAACGGTTAACGCAATGTCAGAGTAA
- a CDS encoding glycosyltransferase family 4 protein, whose product MRVVLANRYFYPDQSATSRMVTSLAHELVREGVETIVVASRNYHENGNPTLPARETIEGVDVHRIWTSGFGRKRLAGRAIDYATFHLSAAAWFAANTRRDDICVVCTDPPLLSVSTALPVRFRRAHLVNWVMDLFPETAIELGLMKHQNVSGRLAVALRNWSMRQSALTICPIDKMARYLSAKGIPSENLAVVHHWADKNEILPVNREENALRDLWGLGEKFVIGYSGNFGRAHEFSTVLDAAEQLQTNSDIVFLMIGEGQQRAYVEQEVKRRRLSNVVMKPFQPVEQLSDSLGAADVHLVSLKPELEHCIVPSKFYGVLAAARPTIFIGDPDGEIASVVRDFHCGLSVCPGEVEMLISSILLLRNSQLNRNTMGNNARYLMETAYSREFGAAVWQSAIGRIVRKGQFSAMPVMDRKFHAEKM is encoded by the coding sequence ATGCGTGTTGTTCTAGCAAATAGGTATTTTTATCCCGATCAATCCGCCACGAGCCGGATGGTGACGAGCCTAGCTCATGAACTGGTGCGTGAAGGCGTTGAAACCATTGTAGTTGCCAGCCGCAACTATCATGAAAATGGCAACCCCACTTTGCCCGCTCGCGAAACGATAGAGGGTGTCGATGTACATAGGATATGGACGTCCGGTTTTGGTCGCAAGAGGCTTGCAGGTCGAGCAATTGACTACGCAACGTTTCACCTCTCGGCTGCAGCATGGTTTGCTGCAAACACTAGAAGGGATGATATTTGTGTGGTCTGCACGGATCCACCACTTCTTTCGGTTTCAACTGCGCTGCCTGTTCGATTCCGTCGAGCACACCTTGTAAACTGGGTCATGGATCTGTTCCCTGAAACAGCTATCGAGCTTGGCCTGATGAAACACCAAAATGTATCAGGGAGGCTCGCTGTCGCTTTACGCAACTGGTCGATGCGTCAATCGGCACTTACGATTTGCCCCATAGACAAAATGGCACGCTATTTGTCCGCAAAAGGCATACCTTCAGAAAATTTAGCAGTGGTTCATCACTGGGCAGATAAAAATGAGATTTTGCCCGTTAACCGTGAAGAGAATGCGCTGCGCGACTTGTGGGGTCTGGGCGAAAAATTTGTCATTGGCTATTCCGGTAATTTTGGTCGAGCGCATGAGTTCAGCACCGTGCTCGATGCTGCAGAGCAACTACAGACGAACTCGGATATCGTGTTTTTGATGATTGGAGAGGGGCAGCAACGTGCCTATGTCGAACAGGAAGTAAAGCGACGCAGGCTATCAAATGTGGTCATGAAGCCTTTCCAGCCCGTGGAGCAGCTTTCGGATAGTCTGGGTGCCGCCGATGTTCATCTGGTGTCACTTAAGCCTGAGCTTGAACACTGCATTGTGCCAAGCAAATTCTATGGTGTTCTTGCAGCTGCGCGTCCAACAATTTTCATTGGTGATCCTGACGGTGAGATAGCAAGTGTTGTGCGTGATTTTCACTGCGGCTTGTCTGTATGTCCGGGCGAGGTCGAGATGTTGATTAGTTCGATCCTGTTGTTGCGAAACTCGCAGCTTAACCGCAACACGATGGGTAACAACGCGCGTTATCTCATGGAAACCGCCTATTCACGCGAATTTGGTGCGGCCGTCTGGCAGTCAGCAATTGGCCGAATAGTGAGGAAAGGTCAGTTCTCAGCAATGCCGGTTATGGATCGGAAATTTCACGCGGAGAAAATGTGA
- a CDS encoding putative colanic acid biosynthesis acetyltransferase, whose amino-acid sequence MSIASRSDSHISINGRKEASRPMEGGATFTLNHRLLRLFWQLTWFSLAAWTPSFMWRWRAMILRAFGAQIHKTAIVRGSARIWWPRNLIMDAHSSLGPDVFCYNVAQVTLAPFAIVSQRAHLCTAGHNIDQHDFPLTAAPIVIGPCAWIAAEAFVGPGVNVGEGAVLGARAVSFRDMEAWMVYAGNPAAPIRPRRKSS is encoded by the coding sequence ATGTCTATTGCATCGCGATCAGATTCTCACATCTCCATAAACGGGCGGAAGGAAGCTTCCCGTCCAATGGAAGGCGGAGCAACCTTCACCTTAAACCATCGTCTTCTGCGTCTCTTCTGGCAGCTGACATGGTTTTCTTTAGCAGCGTGGACACCATCTTTCATGTGGCGCTGGCGGGCGATGATATTACGAGCATTTGGGGCTCAAATCCACAAAACCGCCATCGTACGCGGTAGCGCAAGGATATGGTGGCCGCGAAATCTCATCATGGATGCGCATTCTTCCCTTGGACCCGACGTATTTTGCTATAATGTTGCACAAGTGACACTGGCCCCTTTTGCCATCGTCTCTCAACGCGCCCATCTGTGCACCGCAGGCCATAATATCGACCAACACGATTTCCCGCTCACTGCGGCCCCCATTGTAATCGGGCCTTGTGCGTGGATAGCTGCAGAAGCTTTTGTCGGACCGGGAGTAAATGTCGGGGAAGGTGCCGTATTGGGGGCAAGAGCAGTCAGTTTCCGGGATATGGAAGCATGGATGGTTTATGCTGGTAACCCAGCAGCTCCTATACGTCCAAGACGAAAATCGTCTTGA
- a CDS encoding glycosyltransferase family 4 protein, with translation MEGSFVVSQLGARMHYAVPRIFANHQRLAHFYTDICALQGWPRLLSRLPSTMLPTAVRRLVGRAPQGIPKERMTTFPTFGLHSAMRRLANQTGPQSTANAIWAGETFGKLVAAQGFHGASGVYAFSGEALELLSAARKQGLWTAVEQMIAPRNIVDQLACEEETLNPGWQLSTTDDVNSATFAAREHAEWQIADAVICPSNFVAKHVIEAGCAAKKVIVVPYGVDDRFSISPGSRKAGPLRVLTVGAVGLRKGSPYVGEVARTLKGQVQFRMVGPIDIQPKVHEQLKKIVELTGPIPRSEMRSQFEWADVFYLPSLCEGSATACYEALAAGLPVICTENAGSVVRHGIDGYIIPIRDVDVTVEILRQFSSSPAMLFRMSENARERASDFTVVRYGERLVQALSQLPIGEAA, from the coding sequence ATGGAAGGCTCGTTTGTCGTAAGCCAATTGGGCGCACGAATGCATTATGCGGTGCCTCGTATATTTGCAAACCATCAGAGGCTGGCACACTTTTACACCGATATCTGCGCGTTGCAGGGATGGCCGAGGCTGCTCAGTCGGTTGCCTTCCACAATGTTGCCGACTGCTGTACGGCGACTGGTGGGACGCGCACCTCAGGGCATTCCTAAGGAAAGAATGACGACATTTCCAACCTTCGGCCTTCATTCCGCAATGCGAAGACTGGCTAACCAGACGGGGCCACAATCAACTGCTAACGCGATATGGGCAGGTGAGACCTTTGGTAAGCTGGTCGCAGCACAGGGATTTCATGGCGCAAGCGGGGTTTATGCGTTTAGCGGAGAAGCACTCGAACTGCTGAGCGCTGCAAGAAAACAGGGTCTTTGGACTGCAGTCGAACAAATGATCGCGCCGCGTAACATTGTCGATCAATTGGCCTGCGAGGAGGAAACTCTAAATCCAGGTTGGCAACTATCCACTACTGACGATGTGAATTCAGCAACGTTTGCGGCAAGGGAACATGCAGAATGGCAGATCGCAGATGCCGTGATATGCCCATCGAACTTTGTGGCAAAACACGTGATTGAAGCGGGCTGTGCGGCCAAAAAGGTGATCGTTGTGCCCTATGGTGTCGATGATCGTTTTTCTATCAGTCCAGGTTCGCGCAAAGCGGGACCATTGCGGGTTTTAACAGTTGGTGCCGTGGGGCTCAGAAAAGGCTCGCCTTATGTGGGTGAGGTGGCGCGAACGTTAAAAGGGCAGGTTCAGTTTCGTATGGTTGGTCCCATCGATATCCAGCCAAAAGTGCATGAGCAGCTTAAAAAGATTGTCGAGTTGACCGGACCGATACCGCGCAGCGAAATGCGTTCACAGTTTGAATGGGCAGATGTGTTTTATCTCCCTTCATTGTGCGAAGGATCGGCAACTGCATGTTACGAGGCACTTGCTGCGGGTCTCCCAGTTATCTGTACTGAAAATGCCGGGAGCGTAGTTCGCCATGGAATAGATGGATATATTATCCCGATCCGTGACGTCGATGTAACTGTCGAAATCCTTCGTCAGTTTTCGAGTAGTCCCGCAATGCTGTTCAGAATGAGCGAGAATGCTCGCGAAAGAGCAAGCGATTTTACCGTTGTGCGCTACGGCGAACGATTGGTCCAAGCTTTATCGCAACTCCCAATCGGTGAAGCTGCATGA